The genomic stretch CGGCGGCGGCCTCCGGGCGACGGGCCCAGAGCGCGACGGCATGCCCGCCGTGGGCGAGGCTGATGGCCAGGGCGGTGCCCCAGCTTCCGGCGCCGAGGACGGCGATGCGGGTCGGTGTCATGGCCTCAGAATAACGGGGGGCGACGCGGGCGGCGTAGTCCGAACGGACCCCCTACGCCGCGACGACGCTCCCGATGGCGAAGGCGGGTTCGCCGAGCGCGCCGAGCACCGTCAGTGCCCGCTCGACGGCGTCCGGCCGCACGACCGCCACCAGGCCAACGCCCAGGTTGAACGTCCGGCGCATGTCCTCCTCCGGCACCTCGCCGACGTCCTGGATCAGACGGAACAGCGGCGGCACGGTCCACGCGTCCCAGTCCACGTCGAGCGCGAGGCCGTCGGGCACGATGCGGCTCGTGTTGCCGACCAGCCCGCCGCCGGTGACGTGGGCGAAGCCGTGCGCGAGGTCCTCGGCGATGAGGGCCTGGATAACGTCGAGGTAGCTCCGGTGGACCCGCAACAGCGCCTCGGCGACGGTCGCCCCGCCGAGCGCCTCGGGCGTGTCGCCTGCCACGAACCGCTCGAAGAGCACCTTGCGCGCCAGCGTGTAGCCGTTCGTGTGGAGGCCGGTCGACGGCAGCCCGAGCAGTACGTCGCCCGCCTCGATGGCGCTTCCGTCCACGATCTCGTCCCGCTCCACGACGCCCACGATGGTGCCCGCGAGGTCGTACTCGCCACGCGCGTAGAGGTCGGGCATCTCGGCCGTCTCGCCGCCGATCAGCGCGCAGCCGTTCTCGGTGCAGGCCGTCGCGAAGCCCTTCACGACCGCCTCGACCACGCTCGGCCGGATCTGCCCGGCGGCGAAGTAGTCGAGGAAGAACAGCGGCCGGGCGCCGCACACCGCGATGTCGTTCACGCAGTGGTTGACGAGGTCCTGCCCGACGGTGTCGTGCCGGTCGACACGTTGGGCCACCTTGAGCTTCGTGCCGACGCCGTCCATGGACGAGACCAGCACGGGGTCGCGGTACTGGTCCTTGTCGAGGGCGAAGAAGCCGCCGAACGCGCCAATGTCGGTCAGCACGCCGGGCGTGAACGTGCCCCGCACGTGACCCTTGATGCGGCGAACCGCCTCCTCGCCCGCGTCGATGTCGACGCCCGCTTCCTTGTACGTTGCCATCGGGGGTGCGCGCGCGGCGCGGTGTGAGCCCCGAAACTAGGGAGGCCCGGCGCCAGGCGGCGTGGAGAGTGTGGACAGGTGCGGAGATGGCAGATAGCAGGCCCCCGCCCCGCCGACCTCGATGCCGAGGCAGACACGATCACGGCCCGACCGTCCCCCAGACCGGGCGCTGCGGTGCGACCTTCCGACCCGTCCCCATTGTCCTGCCATGCCTTCCTCCCCTCTCGTCGGTCTCGCGATGGGCTCCAAGTCCGACTGGCCCACCATGGAGGCCGCCGCCGACGTGCTCCGCCGGTTCGGCGTCCCGTTCGAGGCGCGCGTCCTCTCGGCCCACCGCACGCCGGACGCCATGGCCGACTACGCGCAGACGGCGCGGTCACGCGGCCTCAAGGTGATCGTCGCGGGCGCGGGCGGCGCGGCGCACCTGCCCGGCATGATCGCGGCCTCGACCACGCTGCCCGTCATCGG from Rubrivirga sp. SAORIC476 encodes the following:
- the purM gene encoding phosphoribosylformylglycinamidine cyclo-ligase, producing the protein MATYKEAGVDIDAGEEAVRRIKGHVRGTFTPGVLTDIGAFGGFFALDKDQYRDPVLVSSMDGVGTKLKVAQRVDRHDTVGQDLVNHCVNDIAVCGARPLFFLDYFAAGQIRPSVVEAVVKGFATACTENGCALIGGETAEMPDLYARGEYDLAGTIVGVVERDEIVDGSAIEAGDVLLGLPSTGLHTNGYTLARKVLFERFVAGDTPEALGGATVAEALLRVHRSYLDVIQALIAEDLAHGFAHVTGGGLVGNTSRIVPDGLALDVDWDAWTVPPLFRLIQDVGEVPEEDMRRTFNLGVGLVAVVRPDAVERALTVLGALGEPAFAIGSVVAA
- the purE gene encoding 5-(carboxyamino)imidazole ribonucleotide mutase, producing the protein MPSSPLVGLAMGSKSDWPTMEAAADVLRRFGVPFEARVLSAHRTPDAMADYAQTARSRGLKVIVAGAGGAAHLPGMIAASTTLPVIGVPVQTRALDGMDSLLSIVQMPGGVPVATVAIGQGLNAGLLAVQILATADAALADALEAYKAELRDRVGAMDRAVAEKAEGTAPA